One genomic window of Catenulispora sp. MAP5-51 includes the following:
- the whiG gene encoding RNA polymerase sigma factor WhiG, with the protein MSQRRAEDKLTDQPTDKPTDKPAAGPTDKPTDKPAAGPTAKPSDKPAPDSALDTLWDDFKRTGDPALRERLILHYSPLVKYVAGRVRVGLPGALDSADFVSSGIFGLIDAIERFEPHRHVKFETYAIARIRGAIIDELRALDWIPRSLRQKAREIEQASVRLEQEFGRTPSEVEIARELGIGLGELRQIFSKLSLVNVAALDELLALPTQSGDRIPLMETLEDGDAPDPVALFEVQETRALLARAVNSLPDRDKTVVTLYYFEGMTLAQIGEVLGVSESRVCQIHTKAVLTLRGKLSAKE; encoded by the coding sequence GTGTCCCAGCGACGCGCCGAGGACAAGCTCACCGACCAGCCCACCGACAAGCCGACCGACAAACCAGCTGCCGGTCCCACCGACAAGCCGACCGACAAACCAGCCGCCGGCCCCACCGCCAAGCCCTCCGACAAACCCGCGCCCGACTCCGCCCTCGACACCCTCTGGGACGACTTCAAACGCACCGGCGACCCGGCCCTGCGTGAGCGCCTCATCCTCCACTACTCCCCGCTGGTGAAGTACGTCGCCGGCCGTGTCCGGGTCGGGCTGCCGGGGGCGCTGGATTCGGCCGACTTCGTCTCGTCCGGCATCTTCGGGCTCATCGATGCGATCGAGCGGTTCGAGCCGCATCGGCACGTCAAGTTCGAGACGTACGCCATCGCGCGTATTCGCGGGGCCATCATCGACGAGTTGCGTGCGCTCGACTGGATTCCGCGGTCGTTGCGGCAGAAGGCTCGGGAGATCGAGCAGGCTTCGGTGCGGTTGGAGCAGGAGTTCGGGCGGACGCCGAGTGAGGTCGAGATCGCGCGGGAGTTGGGGATCGGGCTGGGGGAGTTGCGGCAGATCTTCAGCAAGCTGTCTTTGGTGAACGTCGCGGCGCTCGACGAGTTGCTGGCGCTGCCGACGCAGTCCGGGGACCGGATTCCGCTGATGGAGACGCTGGAGGACGGCGACGCGCCCGATCCGGTGGCGCTGTTCGAGGTGCAGGAGACGCGGGCTTTGCTGGCGCGGGCGGTGAACTCGCTGCCGGACCGGGACAAGACCGTCGTGACGCTCTACTACTTCGAGGGAATGACGCTCGCGCAGATCGGTGAGGTGCTCGGGGTCAGTGAGAGCCGGGTGTGCCAGATCCACACCAAGGCGGTGCTGACATTGCGCGGCAAGTTGTCGGCCAAGGAGTAG
- a CDS encoding tyrosine-type recombinase/integrase — MDDAYRAALDRFEEDLRARRLSPHTVRGYVADLVDLFGFAERAGVPEPGAIGLDVARSWLARTAESGAARATLARRTAAARAWGRHASAPGLLRLVTPKPRSPLPAVLSQRQMSDALTTAAADAATHPQDPLALRDVAILEFLYATAARVSEVCALNLDDVDFARRTARLSGKGGRDRTVPFGVPAERALRAWLADGARSAVLAAAVGWVGGGGGKQKTATTAPAAAATTTTTTEAVFLGARGSRIDPAVVRRLVHARLRATPNTPDTGPHGFRHTAATHLIEGGADLRDVQELLGHATLATTQIYTHVTAERIKARYAQSHPRA, encoded by the coding sequence GTGGACGACGCGTACCGGGCGGCCCTGGACCGCTTCGAGGAGGATCTGCGGGCGCGCAGGTTGTCCCCGCACACGGTGCGCGGCTACGTCGCCGACCTCGTGGACCTGTTCGGATTCGCCGAGCGCGCCGGCGTCCCCGAACCGGGGGCGATCGGCCTGGACGTCGCAAGGTCCTGGCTCGCCCGGACAGCGGAATCAGGAGCCGCCCGCGCGACGCTCGCCCGCCGCACCGCGGCCGCCCGTGCCTGGGGCCGCCACGCCTCAGCGCCCGGCCTGCTCCGCCTGGTGACGCCGAAACCGCGCTCCCCGCTGCCGGCCGTGCTCTCGCAGCGCCAGATGTCCGACGCCCTGACGACGGCCGCCGCCGACGCCGCGACGCACCCGCAGGACCCGCTGGCGCTCCGCGACGTGGCCATCCTGGAGTTCCTGTACGCCACGGCGGCCCGCGTCTCCGAGGTGTGCGCCCTGAACCTGGACGACGTGGACTTCGCCCGGCGCACCGCCCGCCTGTCGGGCAAGGGCGGCCGCGACCGCACGGTGCCCTTCGGGGTGCCCGCGGAGCGTGCGCTGCGTGCGTGGCTGGCCGACGGCGCTCGCAGTGCTGTGCTGGCCGCAGCAGTTGGGTGGGTGGGTGGGGGAGGGGGAAAGCAGAAAACTGCCACCACCGCCCCAGCCGCCGCCGCCACTACTACCACCACAACCGAAGCGGTCTTCCTCGGCGCCCGCGGCTCCCGCATCGACCCCGCCGTGGTCCGCCGCCTCGTCCACGCACGCCTGCGCGCAACCCCCAACACCCCGGACACCGGTCCCCACGGTTTCCGCCACACCGCCGCGACTCACCTGATCGAGGGGGGCGCGGATCTTCGTGACGTTCAAGAGCTCCTCGGTCACGCTACGCTCGCAACAACCCAGATCTACACCCATGTGACGGCAGAGCGGATCAAGGCACGGTATGCCCAGTCCCACCCGCGGGCGTGA